A segment of the Candidatus Neomarinimicrobiota bacterium genome:
GAAGCAATGGCCGGTGCCTTCACCGCACAGGTGACGGACGTGAGTGCACTTTACTGGAACCCTGCCGGACTCGTCGCACTGAAGGGTCCCGAGGTTATGTTCCATCGGACACAGTGGATTGCCGGTATTGACCACCTTTTCGTTGGAATCGGGTGGCCCATCAGCCCCCGATTCGGTTCACTAGGCTTGAGCATTCTCTCCCTTACCATGAATGACCTGGATGAAACCACGGAACAGCAGCCAGATGGTACGGGTCGAAAATTCCCCGCCGGCGACTTTCAGGCCGGTGCGGCCTACGCGAAACGAATTTCAGACCGCTTCGGCGTCGGGATTCACGCGAAATTCATTCAGGAAACTATCTCTTTTTCCCAGGCAAGGGCTTTTGCTGTCGATGTGGGGACTCGGTACAGGACAGATTTTCTGGGACTAACGGTGGGCATGGCCATCACCAACTTCGGTTCCGAAATGACCATGCGCGGTGCCGATCTCATCTACAAGAAAACCGACATATTCCCCGATGTGGGCTCAAATCCCAATGTGAACACCCTTCTGGAAGCCAGATCGTG
Coding sequences within it:
- a CDS encoding PorV/PorQ family protein; translated protein: MKKITRTVFVLALSNLLFAVNDNVGTSVAHFLKIGVGARAEAMAGAFTAQVTDVSALYWNPAGLVALKGPEVMFHRTQWIAGIDHLFVGIGWPISPRFGSLGLSILSLTMNDLDETTEQQPDGTGRKFPAGDFQAGAAYAKRISDRFGVGIHAKFIQETISFSQARAFAVDVGTRYRTDFLGLTVGMAITNFGSEMTMRGADLIYKKTDIFPDVGSNPNVNTLLEARSWPLPTAVRIGISLQPMGPGGVFQTRDLSLTMNIDYFDPRDFRPHYNMGFEVAAYDMLYFRAGLVNRFAANLAYDEGQGVTTLTEPTSFLGDYEQLFTFGGGVEYKIPFTNTIFSVDYAYSQMSFFSGVERFTFSFKF